A region of Arabidopsis thaliana chromosome 5, partial sequence DNA encodes the following proteins:
- a CDS encoding Cytochrome c oxidase subunit Vc family protein, giving the protein MAGHKIAHATLKGPSVVKELVIGLTLGLAAGGLWKMHHWNEQRKTRVFYDLLERGEIGVVVTEE; this is encoded by the coding sequence ATGGCTGGGCACAAGATAGCACACGCAACTTTAAAAGGCCCAAGTGTTGTGAAGGAGTTAGTTATTGGTCTCACACTGGGACTAGCGGCTGGTGGGCTATGGAAGATGCATCACTGGAACGAGCAGAGGAAAACAAGAGTCTTCTATGATTTGCTTGAGAGAGGCGAGATTGGTGTTGTTGTTACCGAGGAATAG
- the CYP89A3 gene encoding cytochrome P450, family 89, subfamily A, polypeptide 3 (''cytochrome P450, family 89, subfamily A, polypeptide 3'' (CYP89A3); FUNCTIONS IN: electron carrier activity, monooxygenase activity, iron ion binding, oxygen binding, heme binding; INVOLVED IN: oxidation reduction; LOCATED IN: endomembrane system; EXPRESSED IN: petal, leaf whorl, cotyledon, sepal, flower; EXPRESSED DURING: 4 anthesis, petal differentiation and expansion stage; CONTAINS InterPro DOMAIN/s: Cytochrome P450 (InterPro:IPR001128), Cytochrome P450, E-class, group I (InterPro:IPR002401), Cytochrome P450, conserved site (InterPro:IPR017972); BEST Arabidopsis thaliana protein match is: Cytochrome P450 superfamily protein (TAIR:AT2G12190.1); Has 1807 Blast hits to 1807 proteins in 277 species: Archae - 0; Bacteria - 0; Metazoa - 736; Fungi - 347; Plants - 385; Viruses - 0; Other Eukaryotes - 339 (source: NCBI BLink).) → MATWFHIFCVSFTVNFLLYLFFRRTNNNLPLPPNPNFFPMPGPFQWLRQGFDDFYSYLRSIHHRLGPIISLRIFSVPAIFVSDRSLAHKALVLNGAVFSDRPPALPTGKIITSNQHTISSGSYGATWRLLRRNLTSEILHPSRVKSYSNARRSVLENLCSRIRNHGEEAKPIVVVDHLRYAMFSLLVLMCFGDKLDEEQIKQVEFVQRRELITLPRFNILNVFPSFTKLFLRKRWEEFLTFRREHKNVLLPLIRSRRKIMIESKDSGKEYIQSYVDTLLDLELPDEKRKLNEDEIVSLCSEFLNAGTDTTATTLQWIMANLVIGEEEEKEIEEEEMKKMPYLKAVVLEGLRLHPPGHLLLPHRVSEDTELGGYRVPKKGTFNINVAMIGRDPTVWEEPMEFKPERFIGEDKEVDVTGSRGIKMMPFGAGRRICPGIGSAMLHLEYFVVNLVKEFEWKEVEGYEVDLSEKWEFTVVMKYPLKALAVTRRKEKTHIVMA, encoded by the exons atggCGACATGGTTTCACATCTTCTGCGTCTCTTTCACAGTCAACTTCCTTCTATATCTCTTCTTCCGCAGAACTAACAACAATCTTCCTCTACCTCCGAACCCTAACTTCTTCCCCATGCCTGGTCCCTTCCAGTGGCTCCGTCAAGGCTTCGATGATTTCTACTCCTATCTCCGCTCCATCCACCACCGTCTCGGCCCAATCATCTCTCTCCGCATCTTTTCCGTCCCTGCCATCTTCGTCTCTGATCGTTCCTTGGCTCACAAGGCTCTTGTTTTAAACGGCGCCGTATTCTCTGATCGTCCACCGGCGCTTCCTACCGGAAAGATCATCACTAGTAACCAACACACCATCAGCTCAGGATCATACGGAGCTACGTGGCGACTTCTCCGTCGTAATCTCACCTCCGAGATTCTTCATCCATCCCGTGTCAAATCTTATTCCAACGCTCGTCGCTCTGTTCTTGAAAACCTCTGTTCTCGAATTCGTAATCACGGGGAAGAAGCAAAACCGATCGTCGTCGTTGATCATCTCCGTTATGCAATGTTCTCGCTTCTTGTTCTCATGTGTTTCGGAGATAAGCTTGACGAAGAACAGATCAAACAAGTCGAATTCGTTCAAAGAAGAGAGCTCATCACGTTACCAAGATTCAACATCCTCAATGTCTTCCCTAGTTTCACCAAGTTGTTTCTGAGAAAGAGATGGGAAGAGTTTCTTACGTTCAGGAGAGAACACAAGAACGTCTTGCTTCCGTTGATTCGTTCCCGGAGAAAGATCATGATCGAATCTAAAGATTCCGGTAAAGAATACATACAATCGTATGTAGATACTCTGCTCGATCTTGAGCTTCCTGATGAGAAGAGGAAACTAAACGAAGACGAGATCGTGAGTTTATGCTCTGAGTTTCTCAACGCCGGGACTGATACAACAGCGACGACACTTCAATGGATAATGGCGAATCT TGTAatcggtgaagaagaagagaaggagattgaagaagaagagatgaagaagatgccGTATCTTAAAGCTGTCGTGTTAGAAGGTCTCCGGTTACATCCACCGGGACATTTGTTGTTACCACACAGAGTAAGTGAAGACACTGAGCTAGGAGGATACAGAGTTCCAAAGAAAGGGACGTTTAATATCAATGTGGCGATGATAGGGAGAGATCCAACAGTGTGGGAGGAGCCAATGGAGTTTAAGCCGGAGAGATTCATCGGAGAAGATAAAGAAGTTGATGTTACTGGAAGTAGAGGGATAAAGATGATGCCGTTTGGAGCAGGAAGGAGGATCTGTCCAGGGATTGGATCGGCCATGTTGCATTTGGAGTATTTTGTGGTGAATTTGGTTAAAGAGTTTGAGTGGAAAGAAGTTGAAGGTTATGAAGTTGACTTGTCTGAGAAATGGGAGTTCACTGTTGTTATGAAGTATCCTCTTAAAGCTCTTGCTGTGACaagaaggaaggagaagacACATATCGTCATGGCTTAG